The Triticum dicoccoides isolate Atlit2015 ecotype Zavitan chromosome 6A, WEW_v2.0, whole genome shotgun sequence genome has a window encoding:
- the LOC119314922 gene encoding uncharacterized protein LOC119314922 — MAGQSPNQVSSAEAILVGALSSGVNAPTWVVLQITFLLLAFCFTAMLYLAFFSSDFVIIGHVLLLITIGAVLFVLLNRFLAETGFVPVEQQMQEIGIRKPEATEKDKSK; from the exons ATGGCAGGACAATCGCCAAATCAAGTATCATCAGCTGAAGCTATCTTGGTGGGAGCCTTGTCCTCTGGTGTTAAT GCTCCCACGTGGGTCGTGCTCCAGATCACATTTTTGCTACTGGCATTCTGCTTCACCGCGATGCTTTACCTAGCCTTTTTCTCAAGCGACTTTGTGATCATCGGTCACGTCCTTCTGCTCATAACCATCGGCGCGGTTCTATTTGTGCTCCTCAACAG GTTCCTCGCGGAGACCGGCTTCGTCCCGGTCGAACAGCAGATGCAGGAGATAGGGATCCGCAAACCAGAAGCCACAGAGAAAGACAAGAGCAAATGA